The following are from one region of the Takifugu rubripes chromosome 12, fTakRub1.2, whole genome shotgun sequence genome:
- the LOC101078024 gene encoding small conductance calcium-activated potassium channel protein 1-like isoform X2: MAPPSFAGRLSATVRPLNRIWKKRSGDPQHSNLLTMEPSPSMSVSVADGDGLEDQQPLLPARTAPPTQSCAPHCGIHQNLPAPADQTLWLDRTQAMASTPLYNGHLYVKPSPRCKRKGDKVKEKKGEKKSGGREQRSPHVENNHRGRAKNTGTHRLRERADVPVSPRASPFKSACGSQRLSGHVSMEMQERHSLPEIIITSKDDDLRPHDHTSHCQQGPSEARGLLPGAGQSSAHCPRPPPRPKGKAGDKDETYWRSHSIGWRLLHRRALFLRRQRLNDCALAVAIFGVVMMVLETELSWSVYSKSSIYSLAIKAVISLSTVTLLGLIVAYHCCELYVHDIGAEDWRIAMTTDRVALVALELAAVAIHPYPVGLVSYFEQSLLRAPPRLSLSETELEIILALPMFLRFYLLGRAMMLHSRLFTDTASRSIGALNKIHFNTRFVGKTLMTTYPGTVLMIFSVSLWVVAAWGLHVCERHHNYRDLSSNYMEALWMVSVTFLSIGYGDVVPHTYCGRSICLLTGIMGAGCTVLVVAVVARKLELTRAEKHVHNFMMDSHISKRLKIAAANVLRETWLIYKHTKLSRDSTRVRTHQRKLLLAIHQLRRMKMEKRTFADQSNSLVDFCKVREMHNLVYDVLSEVQSCRADLDTHIYALEKNVEELREGFRSLMPLLSSTLSTQNSSIRHLLREREVKTDTQWDKVREDQ; encoded by the exons ATGGCACCGCCGTCATTTGCAGGACGACTCT CTGCCACTGTCAGACCGCTGAACAG GATCTGGAAAAAGAGATCCGGTGACCCGCAGCATTCTAACCTCCTGACCATGGAGCCGTCTCCCTCGATGAGCGTGTCGGTGGCCGATGGGGACGGACTGGAAGACCAACAGCCCCTCCTTCCTGCCAGGACGGCGCCCCCGACCCAGTCCTGCGCGCCACACTGTGGGATCCACCAAAACCTCCCAGCGCCGGCCGATCAGACGCTGTGGCTGGACAGGACCCAGGCCATGGCCTCCACGCCGTTATACAACGGCCACCTGTACGTCAAGCCGTCGCCTCGGtgcaaaagaaaaggagacaaagtCAAAGAGAAGAAGGGCGAGAAGAAGTCAGGGGGGAGGGAGCAAAGGTCACCACACGTGGAGAACAACCACAGGGGCAGAGCCAAAAACACGGGGACACACAGACTCCGGGAGAGAGCTGACGTCCCCGTGTCCCCCAGAGCGTCACCCTTCAAGAGCGCCTGCGGGTCGCAGCGCCTGTCCGGTcacgtttccatggagatgCAGGAACGCCACAGTCTCCCAGagatcatcatcaccagcaagGACGACGACCTGCGGCCCCACGACCACACGTCTCACTGTCAACAGGGCCCGTCTGAGGCCAGGGGCCTGTTACCGGGAGCTGGGCAGAGCTCCGCccactgtccccgtcccccaCCGCGCCCCAAGGGCAAGGCGGGGGACAAGGACGAGACGTACTGGAGGAGCCACAGCATCGGCTGGCGGCTGCTCCACAGGAGGGCTCTGTTTCTACGGAGGCAGCGGCTGAACGACTGCGCCCTGGCGGTGGCGATCTTCggggtggtgatgatggtgctggagaCGGAGCTGTCCTGGAGCGTCTACAGCAAG agCTCCATCTACTCTCTGGCCATCAAGGCTGTCATCAGCCTGTCCACCGTCACCCTGCTTGGCCTCATTGTAGCGTATCACTGCTGTGAG CTCTACGTTCACGACATCGGCGCTGAAGACTGGCGCATCGCCATGACAACCGACCGGGTGGCTCTGGTGGCCCTGGAACTGGCGGCCGTGGCCATTCACCCCTATCCGGTGGGCCTGGTTTCGTACTTCGAGCAGTCGCTCCTGCGCGCGCCGCCTCGCCTGTCACTGTCGGAGACGGAGCTGGAGATCATCCTGGCCCTGCCCATGTTCCTCAGGTTCTACCTGCTGGGTCGGGCCATGATGCTGCACAGCCGCCTCTTCACGGACACCGCGTCCCGCAGCATCGGGGCGCTCAACAAG ATACACTTCAACACTCGATTTGTGGGGAAAACGCTGATGACCACCTACCCCGGGACGGTGCTGATGATCTTCAGCGTCTCTCTCTGGGTCGTGGCGGCCTGGGGTTTACACGTGTGTGAGAG GCATCACAACTACAGAGACCTCAGCAGCAACTACATGGAGGCCCTGTGGATGGTCTCCGTTACCTTCCTGTCTATTGGTTACGGAGATGTGGTGCCTCACACCTACTGCGGCCGCAGCATCTGCCTCCTCACTGGGATCATG GGAGCCGGCTGCACCGTtctggtggtggcggtggtcgCCAGGAAGCTGGAGCTGACCCGAGCAGAGAAGCACGTTCACAACTTCATGATGGACTCCCACATCTCCAAGAGG CTCAAGATCGCCGCAGCAAATGTGCTGAGAGAGACCTGGCTGATCTACAAACACACTAAGCTGTCAAGAGACTCCACCAGAGTCCGAACGCACCAGCGGAAGCTGCTTCTGGCCATCCACCA GCTGCGGCGcatgaagatggagaagaggacGTTTGCAGATCAGAGCAACTCACTTGTGGATTTCTGCAAGGTGAGAGAG ATGCACAACCTGGTGTATGATGTGCTATCAGAggtgcagagctgcagggcgGACCTGGACACGCACATCTACGCGCTGGAGAAGaacgtggaggagctgagggagggcTTCAGGAGCCTCATGCCGCTCCTGTCCAGCACGCTCTCCACCCAGAACTCCTCCATCCGCCACCTCCtcagggagagggaggtgaagACGGACACCCAGTGGGACAAAGTGAGGGAGGATCAATAG
- the rps27.1 gene encoding 40S ribosomal protein S27.1 → MPLAKDLLHPSPEEEKRRHKKKRLVQSPNSYFMDVKCPGCYKITTVFSHAQTVVLCVGCSTVLCQPTGGKARLTEGCSFRRKQH, encoded by the exons ATGCCA ctcgcAAAAGACTTGTTGCACCCATCccctgaggaggagaagaggaggcacAAGAAGAAGCGTCTTGTTCAGAGTCCCAACTCTTACTTTATGGATGTGAAATGTCCAG GCTGCTACAAGATCACGACGGTGTTCAGCCATGCTCAGACGGTCGTGCTGTGTGTTGGCTGTTCCACGGTCCTGTGTCAGCCCACGGGAGGCAAAGCCCGTCTCACAGAGG GGTGCTCATtcaggaggaagcagcattAG
- the LOC101078024 gene encoding small conductance calcium-activated potassium channel protein 1-like isoform X4, producing the protein MAPPSFAGRLSATVRPLNRIWKKRSGDPQHSNLLTMEPSPSMSVSVADGDGLEDQQPLLPARTAPPTQSCAPHCGIHQNLPAPADQTLWLDRTQAMASTPLYNGHLYVKPSPRCKRKGDKVKEKKGEKKSGGREQRSPHVENNHRGRAKNTGTHRLRERADVPVSPRASPFKSACGSQRLSGHVSMEMQERHSLPEIIITSKDDDLRPHDHTSHCQQGPSEARGLLPGAGQSSAHCPRPPPRPKGKAGDKDETYWRSHSIGWRLLHRRALFLRRQRLNDCALAVAIFGVVMMVLETELSWSVYSKLYVHDIGAEDWRIAMTTDRVALVALELAAVAIHPYPVGLVSYFEQSLLRAPPRLSLSETELEIILALPMFLRFYLLGRAMMLHSRLFTDTASRSIGALNKIHFNTRFVGKTLMTTYPGTVLMIFSVSLWVVAAWGLHVCERHHNYRDLSSNYMEALWMVSVTFLSIGYGDVVPHTYCGRSICLLTGIMGAGCTVLVVAVVARKLELTRAEKHVHNFMMDSHISKRLKIAAANVLRETWLIYKHTKLSRDSTRVRTHQRKLLLAIHQLRRMKMEKRTFADQSNSLVDFCKVREMHNLVYDVLSEVQSCRADLDTHIYALEKNVEELREGFRSLMPLLSSTLSTQNSSIRHLLREREVKTDTQWDKVREDQ; encoded by the exons ATGGCACCGCCGTCATTTGCAGGACGACTCT CTGCCACTGTCAGACCGCTGAACAG GATCTGGAAAAAGAGATCCGGTGACCCGCAGCATTCTAACCTCCTGACCATGGAGCCGTCTCCCTCGATGAGCGTGTCGGTGGCCGATGGGGACGGACTGGAAGACCAACAGCCCCTCCTTCCTGCCAGGACGGCGCCCCCGACCCAGTCCTGCGCGCCACACTGTGGGATCCACCAAAACCTCCCAGCGCCGGCCGATCAGACGCTGTGGCTGGACAGGACCCAGGCCATGGCCTCCACGCCGTTATACAACGGCCACCTGTACGTCAAGCCGTCGCCTCGGtgcaaaagaaaaggagacaaagtCAAAGAGAAGAAGGGCGAGAAGAAGTCAGGGGGGAGGGAGCAAAGGTCACCACACGTGGAGAACAACCACAGGGGCAGAGCCAAAAACACGGGGACACACAGACTCCGGGAGAGAGCTGACGTCCCCGTGTCCCCCAGAGCGTCACCCTTCAAGAGCGCCTGCGGGTCGCAGCGCCTGTCCGGTcacgtttccatggagatgCAGGAACGCCACAGTCTCCCAGagatcatcatcaccagcaagGACGACGACCTGCGGCCCCACGACCACACGTCTCACTGTCAACAGGGCCCGTCTGAGGCCAGGGGCCTGTTACCGGGAGCTGGGCAGAGCTCCGCccactgtccccgtcccccaCCGCGCCCCAAGGGCAAGGCGGGGGACAAGGACGAGACGTACTGGAGGAGCCACAGCATCGGCTGGCGGCTGCTCCACAGGAGGGCTCTGTTTCTACGGAGGCAGCGGCTGAACGACTGCGCCCTGGCGGTGGCGATCTTCggggtggtgatgatggtgctggagaCGGAGCTGTCCTGGAGCGTCTACAGCAAG CTCTACGTTCACGACATCGGCGCTGAAGACTGGCGCATCGCCATGACAACCGACCGGGTGGCTCTGGTGGCCCTGGAACTGGCGGCCGTGGCCATTCACCCCTATCCGGTGGGCCTGGTTTCGTACTTCGAGCAGTCGCTCCTGCGCGCGCCGCCTCGCCTGTCACTGTCGGAGACGGAGCTGGAGATCATCCTGGCCCTGCCCATGTTCCTCAGGTTCTACCTGCTGGGTCGGGCCATGATGCTGCACAGCCGCCTCTTCACGGACACCGCGTCCCGCAGCATCGGGGCGCTCAACAAG ATACACTTCAACACTCGATTTGTGGGGAAAACGCTGATGACCACCTACCCCGGGACGGTGCTGATGATCTTCAGCGTCTCTCTCTGGGTCGTGGCGGCCTGGGGTTTACACGTGTGTGAGAG GCATCACAACTACAGAGACCTCAGCAGCAACTACATGGAGGCCCTGTGGATGGTCTCCGTTACCTTCCTGTCTATTGGTTACGGAGATGTGGTGCCTCACACCTACTGCGGCCGCAGCATCTGCCTCCTCACTGGGATCATG GGAGCCGGCTGCACCGTtctggtggtggcggtggtcgCCAGGAAGCTGGAGCTGACCCGAGCAGAGAAGCACGTTCACAACTTCATGATGGACTCCCACATCTCCAAGAGG CTCAAGATCGCCGCAGCAAATGTGCTGAGAGAGACCTGGCTGATCTACAAACACACTAAGCTGTCAAGAGACTCCACCAGAGTCCGAACGCACCAGCGGAAGCTGCTTCTGGCCATCCACCA GCTGCGGCGcatgaagatggagaagaggacGTTTGCAGATCAGAGCAACTCACTTGTGGATTTCTGCAAGGTGAGAGAG ATGCACAACCTGGTGTATGATGTGCTATCAGAggtgcagagctgcagggcgGACCTGGACACGCACATCTACGCGCTGGAGAAGaacgtggaggagctgagggagggcTTCAGGAGCCTCATGCCGCTCCTGTCCAGCACGCTCTCCACCCAGAACTCCTCCATCCGCCACCTCCtcagggagagggaggtgaagACGGACACCCAGTGGGACAAAGTGAGGGAGGATCAATAG
- the LOC101078024 gene encoding small conductance calcium-activated potassium channel protein 1-like isoform X1: MAPPSFAGRLSATVRPLNRIWKKRSGDPQHSNLLTMEPSPSMSVSVADGDGLEDQQPLLPARTAPPTQSCAPHCGIHQNLPAPADQTLWLDRTQAMASTPLYNGHLYVKPSPRCKRKGDKVKEKKGEKKSGGREQRSPHVENNHRGRAKNTGTHRLRERADVPVSPRASPFKSACGSQRLSGHVSMEMQERHSLPEIIITSKDDDLRPHDHTSHCQQGPSEARGLLPGAGQSSAHCPRPPPRPKGKAGDKDETYWRSHSIGWRLLHRRALFLRRQRLNDCALAVAIFGVVMMVLETELSWSVYSKSSIYSLAIKAVISLSTVTLLGLIVAYHCCEVQLYVHDIGAEDWRIAMTTDRVALVALELAAVAIHPYPVGLVSYFEQSLLRAPPRLSLSETELEIILALPMFLRFYLLGRAMMLHSRLFTDTASRSIGALNKIHFNTRFVGKTLMTTYPGTVLMIFSVSLWVVAAWGLHVCERHHNYRDLSSNYMEALWMVSVTFLSIGYGDVVPHTYCGRSICLLTGIMGAGCTVLVVAVVARKLELTRAEKHVHNFMMDSHISKRLKIAAANVLRETWLIYKHTKLSRDSTRVRTHQRKLLLAIHQLRRMKMEKRTFADQSNSLVDFCKVREMHNLVYDVLSEVQSCRADLDTHIYALEKNVEELREGFRSLMPLLSSTLSTQNSSIRHLLREREVKTDTQWDKVREDQ; this comes from the exons ATGGCACCGCCGTCATTTGCAGGACGACTCT CTGCCACTGTCAGACCGCTGAACAG GATCTGGAAAAAGAGATCCGGTGACCCGCAGCATTCTAACCTCCTGACCATGGAGCCGTCTCCCTCGATGAGCGTGTCGGTGGCCGATGGGGACGGACTGGAAGACCAACAGCCCCTCCTTCCTGCCAGGACGGCGCCCCCGACCCAGTCCTGCGCGCCACACTGTGGGATCCACCAAAACCTCCCAGCGCCGGCCGATCAGACGCTGTGGCTGGACAGGACCCAGGCCATGGCCTCCACGCCGTTATACAACGGCCACCTGTACGTCAAGCCGTCGCCTCGGtgcaaaagaaaaggagacaaagtCAAAGAGAAGAAGGGCGAGAAGAAGTCAGGGGGGAGGGAGCAAAGGTCACCACACGTGGAGAACAACCACAGGGGCAGAGCCAAAAACACGGGGACACACAGACTCCGGGAGAGAGCTGACGTCCCCGTGTCCCCCAGAGCGTCACCCTTCAAGAGCGCCTGCGGGTCGCAGCGCCTGTCCGGTcacgtttccatggagatgCAGGAACGCCACAGTCTCCCAGagatcatcatcaccagcaagGACGACGACCTGCGGCCCCACGACCACACGTCTCACTGTCAACAGGGCCCGTCTGAGGCCAGGGGCCTGTTACCGGGAGCTGGGCAGAGCTCCGCccactgtccccgtcccccaCCGCGCCCCAAGGGCAAGGCGGGGGACAAGGACGAGACGTACTGGAGGAGCCACAGCATCGGCTGGCGGCTGCTCCACAGGAGGGCTCTGTTTCTACGGAGGCAGCGGCTGAACGACTGCGCCCTGGCGGTGGCGATCTTCggggtggtgatgatggtgctggagaCGGAGCTGTCCTGGAGCGTCTACAGCAAG agCTCCATCTACTCTCTGGCCATCAAGGCTGTCATCAGCCTGTCCACCGTCACCCTGCTTGGCCTCATTGTAGCGTATCACTGCTGTGAGGTGCAG CTCTACGTTCACGACATCGGCGCTGAAGACTGGCGCATCGCCATGACAACCGACCGGGTGGCTCTGGTGGCCCTGGAACTGGCGGCCGTGGCCATTCACCCCTATCCGGTGGGCCTGGTTTCGTACTTCGAGCAGTCGCTCCTGCGCGCGCCGCCTCGCCTGTCACTGTCGGAGACGGAGCTGGAGATCATCCTGGCCCTGCCCATGTTCCTCAGGTTCTACCTGCTGGGTCGGGCCATGATGCTGCACAGCCGCCTCTTCACGGACACCGCGTCCCGCAGCATCGGGGCGCTCAACAAG ATACACTTCAACACTCGATTTGTGGGGAAAACGCTGATGACCACCTACCCCGGGACGGTGCTGATGATCTTCAGCGTCTCTCTCTGGGTCGTGGCGGCCTGGGGTTTACACGTGTGTGAGAG GCATCACAACTACAGAGACCTCAGCAGCAACTACATGGAGGCCCTGTGGATGGTCTCCGTTACCTTCCTGTCTATTGGTTACGGAGATGTGGTGCCTCACACCTACTGCGGCCGCAGCATCTGCCTCCTCACTGGGATCATG GGAGCCGGCTGCACCGTtctggtggtggcggtggtcgCCAGGAAGCTGGAGCTGACCCGAGCAGAGAAGCACGTTCACAACTTCATGATGGACTCCCACATCTCCAAGAGG CTCAAGATCGCCGCAGCAAATGTGCTGAGAGAGACCTGGCTGATCTACAAACACACTAAGCTGTCAAGAGACTCCACCAGAGTCCGAACGCACCAGCGGAAGCTGCTTCTGGCCATCCACCA GCTGCGGCGcatgaagatggagaagaggacGTTTGCAGATCAGAGCAACTCACTTGTGGATTTCTGCAAGGTGAGAGAG ATGCACAACCTGGTGTATGATGTGCTATCAGAggtgcagagctgcagggcgGACCTGGACACGCACATCTACGCGCTGGAGAAGaacgtggaggagctgagggagggcTTCAGGAGCCTCATGCCGCTCCTGTCCAGCACGCTCTCCACCCAGAACTCCTCCATCCGCCACCTCCtcagggagagggaggtgaagACGGACACCCAGTGGGACAAAGTGAGGGAGGATCAATAG
- the LOC101078024 gene encoding small conductance calcium-activated potassium channel protein 1-like isoform X3, whose amino-acid sequence MAPPSFAGRLSATVRPLNRIWKKRSGDPQHSNLLTMEPSPSMSVSVADGDGLEDQQPLLPARTAPPTQSCAPHCGIHQNLPAPADQTLWLDRTQAMASTPLYNGHLYVKPSPRCKRKGDKVKEKKGEKKSGGREQRSPHVENNHRGRAKNTGTHRLRERADVPVSPRASPFKSACGSQRLSGHVSMEMQERHSLPEIIITSKDDDLRPHDHTSHCQQGPSEARGLLPGAGQSSAHCPRPPPRPKGKAGDKDETYWRSHSIGWRLLHRRALFLRRQRLNDCALAVAIFGVVMMVLETELSWSVYSKSSIYSLAIKAVISLSTVTLLGLIVAYHCCEVQLYVHDIGAEDWRIAMTTDRVALVALELAAVAIHPYPVGLVSYFEQSLLRAPPRLSLSETELEIILALPMFLRFYLLGRAMMLHSRLFTDTASRSIGALNKIHFNTRFVGKTLMTTYPGTVLMIFSVSLWVVAAWGLHVCERHHNYRDLSSNYMEALWMVSVTFLSIGYGDVVPHTYCGRSICLLTGIMGAGCTVLVVAVVARKLELTRAEKHVHNFMMDSHISKRLKIAAANVLRETWLIYKHTKLSRDSTRVRTHQRKLLLAIHQLRRMKMEKRTFADQSNSLVDFCKMHNLVYDVLSEVQSCRADLDTHIYALEKNVEELREGFRSLMPLLSSTLSTQNSSIRHLLREREVKTDTQWDKVREDQ is encoded by the exons ATGGCACCGCCGTCATTTGCAGGACGACTCT CTGCCACTGTCAGACCGCTGAACAG GATCTGGAAAAAGAGATCCGGTGACCCGCAGCATTCTAACCTCCTGACCATGGAGCCGTCTCCCTCGATGAGCGTGTCGGTGGCCGATGGGGACGGACTGGAAGACCAACAGCCCCTCCTTCCTGCCAGGACGGCGCCCCCGACCCAGTCCTGCGCGCCACACTGTGGGATCCACCAAAACCTCCCAGCGCCGGCCGATCAGACGCTGTGGCTGGACAGGACCCAGGCCATGGCCTCCACGCCGTTATACAACGGCCACCTGTACGTCAAGCCGTCGCCTCGGtgcaaaagaaaaggagacaaagtCAAAGAGAAGAAGGGCGAGAAGAAGTCAGGGGGGAGGGAGCAAAGGTCACCACACGTGGAGAACAACCACAGGGGCAGAGCCAAAAACACGGGGACACACAGACTCCGGGAGAGAGCTGACGTCCCCGTGTCCCCCAGAGCGTCACCCTTCAAGAGCGCCTGCGGGTCGCAGCGCCTGTCCGGTcacgtttccatggagatgCAGGAACGCCACAGTCTCCCAGagatcatcatcaccagcaagGACGACGACCTGCGGCCCCACGACCACACGTCTCACTGTCAACAGGGCCCGTCTGAGGCCAGGGGCCTGTTACCGGGAGCTGGGCAGAGCTCCGCccactgtccccgtcccccaCCGCGCCCCAAGGGCAAGGCGGGGGACAAGGACGAGACGTACTGGAGGAGCCACAGCATCGGCTGGCGGCTGCTCCACAGGAGGGCTCTGTTTCTACGGAGGCAGCGGCTGAACGACTGCGCCCTGGCGGTGGCGATCTTCggggtggtgatgatggtgctggagaCGGAGCTGTCCTGGAGCGTCTACAGCAAG agCTCCATCTACTCTCTGGCCATCAAGGCTGTCATCAGCCTGTCCACCGTCACCCTGCTTGGCCTCATTGTAGCGTATCACTGCTGTGAGGTGCAG CTCTACGTTCACGACATCGGCGCTGAAGACTGGCGCATCGCCATGACAACCGACCGGGTGGCTCTGGTGGCCCTGGAACTGGCGGCCGTGGCCATTCACCCCTATCCGGTGGGCCTGGTTTCGTACTTCGAGCAGTCGCTCCTGCGCGCGCCGCCTCGCCTGTCACTGTCGGAGACGGAGCTGGAGATCATCCTGGCCCTGCCCATGTTCCTCAGGTTCTACCTGCTGGGTCGGGCCATGATGCTGCACAGCCGCCTCTTCACGGACACCGCGTCCCGCAGCATCGGGGCGCTCAACAAG ATACACTTCAACACTCGATTTGTGGGGAAAACGCTGATGACCACCTACCCCGGGACGGTGCTGATGATCTTCAGCGTCTCTCTCTGGGTCGTGGCGGCCTGGGGTTTACACGTGTGTGAGAG GCATCACAACTACAGAGACCTCAGCAGCAACTACATGGAGGCCCTGTGGATGGTCTCCGTTACCTTCCTGTCTATTGGTTACGGAGATGTGGTGCCTCACACCTACTGCGGCCGCAGCATCTGCCTCCTCACTGGGATCATG GGAGCCGGCTGCACCGTtctggtggtggcggtggtcgCCAGGAAGCTGGAGCTGACCCGAGCAGAGAAGCACGTTCACAACTTCATGATGGACTCCCACATCTCCAAGAGG CTCAAGATCGCCGCAGCAAATGTGCTGAGAGAGACCTGGCTGATCTACAAACACACTAAGCTGTCAAGAGACTCCACCAGAGTCCGAACGCACCAGCGGAAGCTGCTTCTGGCCATCCACCA GCTGCGGCGcatgaagatggagaagaggacGTTTGCAGATCAGAGCAACTCACTTGTGGATTTCTGCAAG ATGCACAACCTGGTGTATGATGTGCTATCAGAggtgcagagctgcagggcgGACCTGGACACGCACATCTACGCGCTGGAGAAGaacgtggaggagctgagggagggcTTCAGGAGCCTCATGCCGCTCCTGTCCAGCACGCTCTCCACCCAGAACTCCTCCATCCGCCACCTCCtcagggagagggaggtgaagACGGACACCCAGTGGGACAAAGTGAGGGAGGATCAATAG